The window CCGCGGCCGATCGGAAACAGCGCGTCCACGGTCGTCACACCGGTCAACAGCGGTTCACTCACGGCCTGCCGCTCGTTGATACCGGGTGCGGCGCGCTCCACCGGCCAGGTCTCTTGCCCATGCAGCGCGGGCTCGCCGTCGAGCGGCGCGCCCAAGGGGTCGATGACACGCCCGAACAGGCCCTCTCCAACGGGCACAGAGGCCACCTGACCGGTCGCAAGAACAGGCGTTCCCGCAGCCACGTCGTTGCCGGCACCAAGCAGCACAACGCCCACATGCTGTTCCGCCAAATCGAGTGCCAATCCGTACGTGCTCTTGCCCACCCGCACCAGCTCGTCGAGGCGCACGCTGCGCAGACCTTCAACCTTGGCCGTACCGTCGTTGAGCGACGTGACCACCCCCTGCTCCCGCTCCTCTACCCTGAACCGCAAGTTGTCGCCTGCACTTGCGAGGCGCTCCTTGAAGTGTGACAGGTCCTGGCTCATGCCTTCATCACCCGCTTGGGCTTGCTTTCCGAGGCCTCCTCGAGCACACGCTCCAAGTGTGCCCGCACGCTTGCGTCGAGAACATGTGCGTCCAGGTGCAGCGCCGCCCCGCCCAGCAACTCCGGCTTGACACTGCGGCGCAGCTCGAGACCCGGAAACAGCTCGGACAACGCCGCGTCGAGGGAAGCGGGCAGCGACTCCTTCGCAAGGCGCAGCTCCAGCAGGCGCCCGGCGGCCAGCTGCCGAAGCTCGCGCCGGCGCGCGGCCGGAAGCGAAACGAGAGACTCCGCCAAGCGCTCGCAGCTTCGCTCATGCAGCCCGGCTGCGTCGCCCAACTCGCTCAGGATGCGCTCGAGCACGCGTGCGACCGCGGGCCCCAGCGAACGCAAGAAACGCGCCTCCCACTTTGCCTGCTCGTGCGCCGCCTTTTCCACAATGCGGTCGCGTTCGGCGCTCGCTTCGCGGCTCACCTGCTCGAAGAGGTGCTGCCGATGGGCCTCCGCCTGGGCTTCGGCCTTGCGTTCGGCCGTCTCCAGGGCCAGCCGGGCCTGCTCGTGGGCGTCCCGTGCCTGTGCTTCCAGCTTCCTGGCAGCTTCCCGTCCCTTCTCAGCCGCATCCAGATCACTCTCGATGCGTGCGGTGCGTGCCGCCAGATGTACGCGCAGGGGCCTCCACAGAAAGCGCCAGAGCACAAGCCCCAGCACCAGGAAGTTAACCACCTGGAATACAAGCGTTGGCAGATGCAGGCTCACCGCACGAGCTCGAGCAGTGGATTGGCGAACAGCAGAATCAGCGCTACCACCAAGGTGTAGATTGCCGTGGATTCCACCATCGCCATGCCGACAAAGAGCGTGCGTGTGATCCGATCGGCTTCGTCCGGCTGGCGCGCGATCGCATCAAGCGCTTGAGCCAAGGCTTGAGCTTGACCACGCGCGGGAGCGAAGCCGCCCACGGCAACGCCAATGCCGGCAGTGAACACGCTCACCGCAACCACAATACCGAGTGTCGTCATTGTTCTCCTCCGGCCGGCTCGGCCTCCAACCCCGCGGCCACATACACGAGCGCGAGCAAGGCAAAGACATAGGCCTGAATCACCGCTATCAACAGTCCAAAGAGTTGCATCAGGACGGGCACAACAAGACCCGCCAAAACCAGCAGGATGGCAACGATCAGCTCCCCCGACAGCATGTTTCCGAACAGGCGCAGCGCAAGCGCCAACGTGCGCGTGAGCTCACCGATGATGTTGAAGGGGAGCAGGATCCACGACGGCTCGACGTAGTTGCGCAGGTAGCGCTTGACCCCAACGAGCGTGAGCCCGTATGCATGCGTGGCCACAAACACGATGCCCGCCAGCGCGAACGTCGTGTTCAGGTCCCGCGTGGGTGCGCCTACCATGGGCACGAGCGAAGCGGAGTTCGCGACTACGAGAAACAGCCCGAGACTTCCAACGAGCGGAAGAAAGAGAGCAGGCTTGAAGACCGTGACTTCGCGAATCTGCGCCTCGATCCACTCCAGGGCCGCCTCGAGCGCACACTGCAGCCCCCGCGGAACCGGCTCGAGCCGGCGAGTGACGGCCCACGCCGCCCCGCTCATGAGCGCCATCAGTATCCAGGTGACGACGACGCTGTCGCGCACCTCGACGCCGCGGAGCTCGAACACCACGTGAGGAAAGACCCGCTCAATGGGCATGCGCGACCTCCGCCCGTGCACGTCTCGGGCCCGGTGGCCGCGGCATTGCGCCGCGGGCGTGTAGCGCAAGATTGCGCCCTACAAGAAAACCCATGAGGGATGCAGCGACCGACACCGGCAACCACAGGGCGGGTGCGAACACGGCCAGCGCGGTGACGACAATGCGCACGTGCACAACGGCCCGGAACCTCGATCCGAGTTTCTTGGCGGTTGTGCCCGAATCGACAAGGAGTCCCCCCGGCCGGCGTGCCGGTAGGCCGATTTCGTCCGCCACCAGAAGCACGCGTGCGCTGTCTCGCCGCACCCAGGCGGCGAAGCCGAGCCCCACGAAAAGGCCCCACGCCAGCGCCACAGCGCCTTCGAACC of the Pseudomonadota bacterium genome contains:
- a CDS encoding F0F1 ATP synthase subunit alpha (produces ATP from ADP in the presence of a proton gradient across the membrane. The alpha chain is a catalytic subunit), producing MSQDLSHFKERLASAGDNLRFRVEEREQGVVTSLNDGTAKVEGLRSVRLDELVRVGKSTYGLALDLAEQHVGVVLLGAGNDVAAGTPVLATGQVASVPVGEGLFGRVIDPLGAPLDGEPALHGQETWPVERAAPGINERQAVSEPLLTGVTTVDALFPIGRGQRQLLIGDRGTGKSTVALDAVINQRTSGIKCVYAMIGQKASSVVATIATLKK
- a CDS encoding ATP synthase F0 subunit B, which gives rise to MSLHLPTLVFQVVNFLVLGLVLWRFLWRPLRVHLAARTARIESDLDAAEKGREAARKLEAQARDAHEQARLALETAERKAEAQAEAHRQHLFEQVSREASAERDRIVEKAAHEQAKWEARFLRSLGPAVARVLERILSELGDAAGLHERSCERLAESLVSLPAARRRELRQLAAGRLLELRLAKESLPASLDAALSELFPGLELRRSVKPELLGGAALHLDAHVLDASVRAHLERVLEEASESKPKRVMKA
- the atpE gene encoding ATP synthase F0 subunit C, whose product is MTTLGIVVAVSVFTAGIGVAVGGFAPARGQAQALAQALDAIARQPDEADRITRTLFVGMAMVESTAIYTLVVALILLFANPLLELVR
- the atpB gene encoding F0F1 ATP synthase subunit A, with amino-acid sequence MPIERVFPHVVFELRGVEVRDSVVVTWILMALMSGAAWAVTRRLEPVPRGLQCALEAALEWIEAQIREVTVFKPALFLPLVGSLGLFLVVANSASLVPMVGAPTRDLNTTFALAGIVFVATHAYGLTLVGVKRYLRNYVEPSWILLPFNIIGELTRTLALALRLFGNMLSGELIVAILLVLAGLVVPVLMQLFGLLIAVIQAYVFALLALVYVAAGLEAEPAGGEQ